In bacterium, the following proteins share a genomic window:
- a CDS encoding cupin domain-containing protein, translating into MTQQTIGLRVNPSDETIRLGPLAVRFLLTGEDSHGSVAVFELFVPGAQRLAAPAHSHDRYEETIYGVDGVLTWTVDGRPVDVGPGQALCIPRGAVHRFDNNGSQDVRALCVITPAVLGPQYFRESAEAVNAAAGGPPDRAKMSEIMRRHGLTPAGVRP; encoded by the coding sequence GTGACCCAGCAGACTATCGGGCTCCGCGTCAATCCTTCCGACGAGACCATCCGTCTCGGGCCGCTCGCAGTGCGCTTCCTGCTCACCGGAGAGGACTCGCACGGCAGCGTCGCGGTATTTGAACTCTTCGTCCCGGGCGCACAGCGCCTGGCGGCCCCAGCGCACAGCCACGATCGTTACGAAGAGACGATCTACGGCGTCGACGGGGTCTTGACCTGGACCGTCGACGGACGGCCCGTCGACGTTGGGCCGGGGCAGGCGCTGTGCATTCCGCGCGGCGCCGTTCACCGGTTCGATAACAATGGCAGCCAGGACGTGCGAGCGCTCTGCGTGATCACGCCGGCCGTCCTTGGTCCGCAGTATTTCCGCGAGTCTGCGGAGGCGGTTAACGCGGCGGCCGGCGGCCCGCCGGACCGGGCGAAGATGTCGGAAATCATGCGCCGCCACGGCCTGACGCCGGCCGGCGTTCGACCGTAG